From Paenibacillus polymyxa, the proteins below share one genomic window:
- a CDS encoding helix-turn-helix transcriptional regulator, which translates to MNKTDRLLAILLELQRKDIIRAEDLAAIFETSVRTIYRDIQALSESGVPIVGAPGIGYSLMEGYFLPPVSFTVEEAVALLIGTDFVEQKFDTDYGMKAQTSRRKIEAILPESVRREVAQVRTTIRLLAVSKGTNHREKTYLETLRIAVLNKRKVRFSYSKKLPEADGNRQSVRVVAPYGLVLLHGSWVLIGQCELRQQMRHFRLSRMDELIMLEDSYQLPSDFNLQDYKQPDDRHVNVRIQANSNIVDKVKEANHFYMESMEEHADGLHVLYRVRQPEELLSWILGWGADVVVLEPESLRERVRTEVEKMLKCY; encoded by the coding sequence ATGAACAAAACCGACCGCTTGCTGGCTATCTTGCTAGAGTTACAACGTAAGGATATTATACGGGCCGAGGATTTAGCGGCGATTTTCGAAACGAGTGTGAGAACGATCTATCGGGATATTCAGGCTCTCAGCGAATCGGGCGTACCGATTGTAGGAGCACCGGGTATTGGATATTCTTTGATGGAGGGATACTTCCTGCCTCCTGTAAGCTTTACTGTAGAAGAGGCTGTAGCGCTGCTAATCGGAACAGATTTTGTCGAACAAAAATTTGATACAGACTATGGCATGAAGGCGCAAACTTCACGCAGAAAAATCGAAGCTATTTTACCAGAGAGCGTTCGCAGGGAAGTTGCCCAGGTGCGAACGACCATCAGACTGCTGGCGGTGAGTAAAGGGACAAACCATAGAGAGAAAACGTATTTGGAAACGCTGCGCATCGCTGTATTGAACAAACGGAAGGTTCGGTTTAGCTACTCCAAAAAATTGCCAGAGGCTGACGGGAATCGCCAAAGTGTGCGTGTGGTCGCCCCGTATGGTCTTGTACTGCTGCATGGTTCGTGGGTTTTGATAGGACAATGCGAATTGCGGCAGCAGATGCGCCATTTCCGTTTGTCGCGTATGGACGAGCTGATCATGCTGGAGGATAGCTATCAGTTGCCTAGTGATTTTAATTTGCAGGATTATAAACAACCCGATGACCGCCATGTAAATGTCCGCATACAAGCCAATTCGAATATTGTAGATAAAGTGAAGGAAGCGAACCATTTTTACATGGAGTCCATGGAGGAGCATGCAGATGGACTGCATGTACTCTATCGCGTCAGACAGCCAGAGGAGTTACTATCATGGATACTTGGATGGGGTGCAGACGTGGTGGTGCTGGAGCCTGAATCGCTTCGCGAGCGTGTCCGTACGGAAGTGGAAAAAATGTTGAAATGCTACTGA
- a CDS encoding DinB family protein, translating to MNTSETLQRFEETVQHYLLELDSFSLEQLQYTPQEGQWSLGQMYLHLVNSALYMHLRNIDLCLQSNGEKGDKTEAGTAAFNLGSFPPIRIQVPPSPQYTPPQPTSREEIVEGLNVVIRKMREIEPTVEKSTGSSTVSHPGFGALNAGEWFRLIEMHYRHHLLQMERLKHAIAG from the coding sequence ATGAATACAAGCGAAACATTACAGCGTTTTGAAGAAACGGTACAACACTATCTTCTTGAATTGGACAGCTTCAGCTTGGAGCAATTGCAGTACACACCGCAGGAGGGACAATGGTCGCTTGGACAAATGTATCTTCATTTGGTGAACTCTGCTCTTTATATGCATCTTAGGAACATAGATCTTTGTCTACAGTCTAATGGGGAGAAGGGGGATAAAACGGAGGCGGGCACAGCCGCATTTAACTTGGGAAGCTTTCCACCCATACGTATCCAAGTTCCACCATCTCCGCAGTATACTCCCCCCCAACCGACGAGCAGAGAAGAGATTGTAGAAGGATTAAACGTGGTGATCCGTAAAATGAGAGAGATTGAGCCGACCGTTGAGAAATCAACAGGGTCGTCTACCGTCTCTCATCCCGGATTTGGCGCGTTGAATGCGGGAGAGTGGTTTAGACTCATCGAGATGCATTATCGTCATCATCTTTTGCAGATGGAGCGCTTGAAGCACGCAATAGCCGGTTAA
- a CDS encoding nucleotide excision repair endonuclease produces MINITIPTPDITITKQVNPELSHIYGFTDFHLIPRDKAGIFMFYNAQEELLFVGKARKLRPRIKKHFEDNVSPIKANRNEVAIIEVCIVEDAVDREIYETYIINSQKAKYNVEKVFFK; encoded by the coding sequence GTGATTAATATAACGATTCCAACTCCGGATATCACGATTACCAAACAGGTTAACCCTGAGCTCAGCCATATTTACGGATTTACAGATTTCCACCTGATTCCTAGAGATAAGGCTGGTATCTTTATGTTTTACAACGCACAGGAGGAATTGCTGTTCGTTGGTAAGGCAAGAAAGCTAAGACCCAGAATCAAAAAGCATTTTGAAGATAACGTATCGCCGATCAAGGCCAATCGGAACGAAGTGGCGATTATTGAGGTCTGTATTGTAGAAGATGCGGTAGATCGTGAAATTTATGAAACCTACATCATCAATTCGCAAAAGGCTAAATATAACGTTGAAAAAGTGTTTTTTAAATAA
- a CDS encoding Crp/Fnr family transcriptional regulator — MILHKGETLFRQGESGPLYHLKSGLLKIVRVHEDGSQILVNVIVPDEIIPHHSLISPNPYYGTAMALVTSEVEVLSQKEWYLKLEQDPAQCRAIALQLQDKLRMMQQRIDQLTEVSPAEKLRKLQRWFHSYIAPATLTDVLTQEEIGQFIGLRRETINRLLRASSAPSAKDDDDNASR, encoded by the coding sequence ATGATATTACACAAAGGCGAGACCTTATTTCGACAAGGGGAATCAGGCCCTTTATATCACTTAAAGAGCGGCTTGTTAAAAATTGTCCGAGTTCATGAAGACGGCTCGCAAATTTTAGTTAATGTAATTGTGCCCGATGAAATTATCCCGCATCACTCTCTCATCAGTCCCAATCCTTATTATGGTACCGCGATGGCGCTGGTCACCTCTGAGGTTGAGGTTCTGTCGCAAAAAGAATGGTACCTGAAGCTAGAGCAAGACCCGGCTCAATGTCGAGCCATTGCTTTGCAGCTACAGGATAAGCTGCGCATGATGCAGCAACGAATTGACCAGCTCACGGAGGTATCGCCTGCCGAGAAGCTTCGGAAGCTTCAACGCTGGTTCCACTCCTACATCGCACCCGCTACGTTAACAGACGTGCTGACACAGGAGGAAATTGGGCAGTTCATCGGGCTGCGCCGGGAGACGATTAACCGGCTATTGCGTGCTTCAAGCGCTCCATCTGCAAAAGATGATGACGATAATGCATCTCGATGA
- a CDS encoding TetR/AcrR family transcriptional regulator — protein MEKSSDILTKEQILIATEDTLRRFGVTKSSVTDVAKVLGVSHGTIYRHFKSKAELLEGVTEKWLNEKIIDPLTEICQDSSVLGISHLKRYIQTLVELKQYYARDDEEMFEMYTRVTEQAADLIDQHIAHIVDQLADIIVRGGITADQPPQLARTLFYATARFHHPAHAYEWKNPTIDQEFAEVWMLLEKGIS, from the coding sequence ATGGAAAAATCCTCAGATATACTGACCAAGGAACAGATTCTTATCGCGACAGAAGACACCCTTAGACGTTTTGGTGTAACCAAAAGCTCCGTGACGGATGTTGCCAAAGTGTTAGGAGTAAGTCACGGCACTATTTACCGACACTTTAAAAGTAAAGCCGAGCTTCTTGAAGGCGTGACCGAAAAATGGCTAAATGAAAAGATTATCGATCCGTTAACGGAGATATGCCAGGATTCATCTGTGCTAGGAATATCGCACTTAAAACGATATATACAGACCTTGGTCGAACTTAAGCAGTATTATGCCCGCGATGACGAGGAAATGTTCGAGATGTATACCCGGGTCACCGAGCAAGCCGCGGATTTAATCGACCAACATATCGCCCACATTGTGGATCAGCTCGCTGATATTATTGTGCGCGGGGGTATCACAGCGGATCAGCCGCCCCAACTGGCGCGTACGCTTTTCTATGCCACAGCCCGTTTTCATCATCCCGCACATGCTTACGAATGGAAGAATCCGACGATTGATCAGGAGTTTGCAGAAGTGTGGATGCTTTTAGAAAAAGGGATATCTTAA
- a CDS encoding glutathione peroxidase has protein sequence MSVYDFQATSINGKPIELSDYRGKVLLIVNTASMCSFSSQFADLQKLYERRREQGFEILAFPCNQFNGKEPGSNSEVQGICQIKHGVTFPLFEKTEVRGSSLHPLFQYLTQQAPFQGFDTQAKDGQWMDDFLQDKYPEIYVGDGIKWNFSKFLIDRGGYVKARFEVTTATCAIDPVIESLL, from the coding sequence ATGTCTGTTTATGATTTTCAAGCAACCTCAATTAACGGGAAACCGATTGAATTGTCAGACTATAGAGGTAAGGTTCTCCTTATTGTAAACACTGCCAGCATGTGTAGCTTCTCCAGCCAATTCGCTGATCTGCAAAAGCTCTATGAAAGACGGAGAGAACAAGGTTTTGAAATCCTTGCTTTTCCTTGTAACCAATTCAATGGAAAAGAGCCGGGTAGCAATTCGGAGGTTCAGGGAATTTGTCAAATTAAGCATGGAGTAACCTTCCCATTATTTGAGAAGACGGAGGTAAGAGGCTCTTCCCTTCATCCTTTATTTCAATATCTGACCCAACAGGCACCGTTTCAAGGCTTCGATACCCAGGCCAAAGACGGTCAATGGATGGACGATTTCTTGCAGGATAAATATCCAGAAATATACGTTGGCGACGGTATCAAGTGGAATTTTTCCAAATTCCTGATTGATCGCGGCGGCTATGTAAAAGCCAGATTTGAAGTAACAACGGCAACCTGTGCTATTGACCCTGTCATCGAATCGCTCTTGTAG
- a CDS encoding SDR family oxidoreductase yields MKHLEGKIAIITGSSRGIGRAIAEQLANLGASVVVNYASSPDRAKEVVAGIIQKGGKAIALHADLSKMGDIEALFTNTIAEFGKVDILVNNAGLMITKPLAEVTEADFDQQFALNVKGTFFACQQAMKYMENYGRIVNLSTSVIGQMFPAYSVYAGTKGAVEQFTRQLAKEFGSRQITINAVAPGPVNTELFQAGKTEQQIEGIKKMNAMGRLGEPEDIADVIEFLVGAKSQWVTGQTIRVNGGFI; encoded by the coding sequence ATGAAGCATTTGGAAGGGAAAATAGCGATTATCACTGGCTCCTCCAGGGGAATTGGACGTGCCATTGCCGAGCAGCTGGCTAATCTAGGTGCTAGTGTAGTCGTCAATTATGCCAGTAGTCCGGACAGAGCTAAAGAAGTGGTAGCAGGCATTATTCAAAAAGGCGGAAAGGCCATAGCTCTCCACGCTGATCTGAGCAAGATGGGCGATATTGAAGCCTTATTTACAAATACGATTGCTGAATTCGGCAAAGTGGATATTCTGGTTAACAACGCCGGGCTGATGATTACCAAACCTCTGGCTGAGGTGACCGAAGCTGATTTTGACCAACAATTCGCACTGAATGTAAAAGGTACTTTCTTTGCCTGTCAGCAAGCGATGAAATACATGGAGAACTACGGAAGAATTGTGAATCTGTCCACGTCCGTGATCGGACAAATGTTTCCGGCTTATAGCGTATACGCGGGTACGAAAGGCGCAGTGGAGCAATTTACCCGTCAGCTGGCCAAGGAGTTCGGAAGCAGGCAAATTACGATCAATGCCGTGGCTCCCGGCCCTGTCAACACAGAGCTTTTTCAGGCAGGAAAAACAGAGCAACAGATCGAAGGCATAAAGAAAATGAATGCTATGGGTCGTCTCGGTGAACCGGAAGATATCGCTGATGTGATTGAGTTTCTGGTCGGCGCTAAGTCGCAGTGGGTTACCGGACAGACCATCCGCGTCAATGGCGGATTCATCTAA